One part of the Myxococcales bacterium genome encodes these proteins:
- a CDS encoding response regulator, with amino-acid sequence MNLRHLGDVELVFADDGMAGLRYLIQEDFDLALVDINMPVMDGLTLLRLYLEDETEPKVPIVIVTTDGGDETGDEVLGLGASAFITKPINGEKLRKVAIELIEKFQSD; translated from the coding sequence ATGAATCTTCGTCATCTCGGAGACGTCGAGCTGGTTTTTGCCGACGACGGGATGGCCGGGCTTCGTTATCTGATCCAGGAAGATTTCGATCTCGCCCTGGTCGACATCAATATGCCGGTCATGGATGGGCTGACTCTGCTTCGTCTCTATCTCGAGGATGAGACGGAGCCGAAGGTTCCGATTGTAATCGTCACCACGGACGGGGGAGACGAGACTGGCGACGAGGTTCTTGGCCTGGGGGCATCTGCATTCATCACCAAGCCAATCAATGGAGAGAAGCTGCGAAAGGTCGCTATCGAACTGATCGAAAAATTTCAATCCGACTGA
- a CDS encoding chemotaxis protein CheD — translation MTIRKATAENLPATDGANPVEVPAVYLHPGHAFTTRDGASVMTILGSCVAVCLWDELGSVGGMVHFALPRAPHGKNNQPFRYGNTGIAAMIERLEILGARRENLRAKVFGGAAVLRTSSVPGGHLGIKNVEAALRALLEIGIPIVAIETGGRRGRKILFHTHDGSAWAKQVQT, via the coding sequence GTGACGATCCGAAAAGCAACAGCAGAGAATCTACCTGCAACCGACGGCGCGAATCCGGTCGAAGTGCCCGCGGTCTATTTGCATCCGGGCCACGCGTTCACGACGCGTGATGGAGCATCCGTCATGACGATCCTCGGATCGTGTGTCGCAGTTTGTCTATGGGATGAGCTGGGCTCCGTCGGCGGCATGGTTCACTTCGCATTGCCTCGGGCTCCTCATGGGAAGAACAACCAGCCCTTTCGATACGGCAATACCGGAATCGCTGCGATGATCGAACGACTCGAGATACTCGGCGCGCGGCGCGAAAACCTGCGAGCCAAAGTCTTCGGCGGGGCTGCGGTTTTGCGTACATCCAGCGTGCCCGGCGGACATCTCGGAATCAAGAATGTCGAAGCGGCCCTACGGGCTCTACTCGAGATCGGAATCCCGATCGTTGCCATCGAGACGGGCGGACGGCGGGGGCGGAAGATTCTCTTTCATACACACGATGGTTCGGCCTGGGCGAAGCAGGTGCAGACATGA
- a CDS encoding GAF domain-containing protein: MAEERENEGLEFDPKQLQHQLEMAVCQRDELRKEVDRLTKALSSIESEHERFLEHHAVVQSQNSNLENLYVATSRLHGSLKREEVLNVIEEIVVNLIGSAELAILEVDSNTGQIRVQRARGVNPVPLESIVLGEGKLGRALASGREFICSEQSSVAASEEVKPGEANLTACVPLQVCGSVTGAIAIYRLLDQKPGLEPLDFELLELLGELAGVALYAAALAEGGVVMNVEQRR, from the coding sequence GTGGCCGAAGAACGTGAAAACGAGGGACTCGAGTTCGACCCGAAGCAGTTGCAGCACCAGCTGGAGATGGCTGTTTGCCAACGGGACGAGCTGCGGAAAGAGGTCGATCGCCTTACGAAGGCGCTCTCTTCGATCGAGTCGGAACACGAGCGTTTCCTCGAGCATCATGCGGTCGTCCAGTCGCAAAATTCCAATCTAGAGAATCTCTATGTCGCCACGTCTCGGCTTCATGGATCTCTCAAGCGGGAAGAAGTCCTCAATGTGATCGAGGAGATCGTCGTCAACTTGATTGGTTCCGCGGAACTGGCGATCCTGGAGGTCGACAGCAATACCGGTCAAATTCGGGTCCAGAGAGCACGCGGCGTCAACCCCGTTCCCCTCGAGTCGATCGTTTTGGGCGAAGGCAAGCTTGGTCGCGCACTCGCCTCCGGCCGCGAATTCATTTGCTCTGAACAGAGTTCCGTGGCCGCGAGCGAAGAGGTAAAGCCCGGCGAGGCCAATCTGACAGCCTGCGTTCCGCTTCAAGTCTGTGGGAGTGTTACGGGCGCAATCGCCATCTATCGCCTGCTCGATCAAAAGCCGGGACTCGAGCCGCTCGACTTCGAACTTCTAGAACTCCTGGGGGAGTTGGCGGGGGTTGCACTGTATGCCGCCGCTCTCGCGGAGGGTGGAGTCGTGATGAATGTAGAGCAACGGCGGTAA
- a CDS encoding response regulator, translated as MNMNKILLVDDSKVALFSERIMLERSGLYEIVVARDGDEVLDMVEAEDPDLIVMDVIMPTMSGFEACRALRAQPQTKDIPVILVTTRGEACNIEEGYASGCNDYVTKPVDGPELLRKIENLI; from the coding sequence ATGAACATGAACAAAATTTTGCTGGTTGATGATTCGAAGGTCGCATTGTTTTCCGAACGCATCATGCTCGAGCGCTCGGGCCTCTACGAGATTGTCGTCGCCAGGGATGGAGACGAAGTTCTCGATATGGTCGAAGCAGAAGATCCAGACCTGATCGTGATGGACGTCATCATGCCGACCATGTCGGGTTTCGAAGCCTGCCGCGCCCTGCGTGCACAACCTCAGACCAAGGACATTCCCGTCATTCTCGTGACGACCCGCGGCGAGGCTTGCAACATCGAAGAGGGCTACGCGAGCGGCTGCAACGACTATGTAACAAAACCCGTCGATGGCCCCGAACTCTTGCGGAAAATCGAAAATCTCATCTAG